In Rathayibacter sp. VKM Ac-2762, one DNA window encodes the following:
- the lgt gene encoding prolipoprotein diacylglyceryl transferase, translating to MSVPLSIPSPPDAWSQYDLTIGTFTLAIHTYALCILAGIIVATIMTNQRLKRRGAEPWVVLDIIIWAVPLGIVGARAYHVLTHPGDYFYDGADPWEVVRIWNGGNAIFGGLIGGAVGAFIGCRWTGVRFWTFADALAPGMLAAQALGRLGNWFNHELFGLPTTLPWGLEIETTNPAFPVGLPAGTLFHPTFLYEILWNVVGIAVILLLERRLKLQWGTVFAAYLIWYGIGRVWFESIRIDPSEFFWGIRTNVWAALIAVVIGLVLVVIQKREHPGAEPSAYRPGREWTPAPAAVEFEDVESDSDDTTTPASGTDAEKPTVSRT from the coding sequence GTGTCCGTACCGCTGAGCATTCCGAGCCCCCCCGACGCGTGGAGTCAGTACGACCTCACGATCGGCACCTTCACGCTCGCGATCCACACCTACGCGCTCTGCATCCTCGCGGGGATCATCGTGGCGACGATCATGACGAACCAGCGGCTCAAGCGCCGCGGCGCGGAGCCGTGGGTCGTGCTCGACATCATCATCTGGGCGGTGCCGCTCGGCATCGTCGGCGCCCGCGCCTACCACGTGCTTACTCACCCCGGCGACTACTTCTACGACGGCGCCGACCCGTGGGAGGTCGTCCGCATCTGGAACGGCGGCAACGCCATCTTCGGCGGGCTGATCGGAGGCGCGGTCGGCGCGTTCATCGGCTGCCGCTGGACAGGAGTGCGGTTCTGGACCTTCGCCGACGCCCTCGCCCCCGGCATGCTCGCCGCGCAGGCGCTCGGGCGTCTGGGCAACTGGTTCAACCACGAGCTCTTCGGCCTGCCCACGACCCTGCCCTGGGGCCTCGAGATCGAGACCACCAACCCGGCCTTCCCCGTCGGCCTCCCGGCGGGCACGCTCTTCCACCCGACCTTCCTCTACGAGATCCTCTGGAACGTCGTCGGCATCGCGGTCATCCTCCTGCTCGAGCGCCGTCTCAAGCTGCAGTGGGGCACCGTCTTCGCCGCCTACCTGATCTGGTACGGGATCGGCCGCGTCTGGTTCGAGTCCATCCGGATCGACCCGAGCGAGTTCTTCTGGGGCATCCGCACCAACGTCTGGGCCGCGCTCATCGCCGTGGTCATCGGCCTGGTCCTCGTGGTGATCCAGAAGCGCGAGCACCCGGGCGCCGAGCCCTCGGCCTACCGGCCGGGTCGCGAGTGGACGCCCGCCCCGGCTGCGGTAGAATTCGAGGACGTCGAGTCCGACTCCGACGACACCACCACCCCTGCTTCCGGCACCGACGCCGAGAAGCCGACGGTCTCCCGCACCTGA